ACTATTTAGGATTGACTTAGTTCAGACAAGCAAACAATTTATACAACGCTAAAAATTTCATTGCCATTAAAAATAACTTCTAAAAAATTTTAAACGCCTTTTAGGCGTTTTTTTATTTATGGTTTTCATGATCCAGCTAATCAATGAATATCCTTTAGTCGAAGGAGGAGTGCCAAATGCGGATTATCATTTTCAGACGTCCCTCATGGCGAAATCTTGCTCTCTGGGGAATCCTTTTGTTCGTGATTATCGCTTATCGCGAGAACGTCGCCTCTGTTTTCTCCGGCAAATTAAAACCTATCTACTCAGTTAACGTGAACACTAAAGATATTGGTATTACCTTTGATATCAGCTGGGGGGAAGAAACAGCAGAGCCCATCCTGGATATTCTTAAGAAAGAAGGAATCCGGGCAACCTTTTTTCTATCCAGTCCTTGGGCAGAGAAACATCAGGAATTAGTGCGGAGAATGGTCGCTGACGGTCATGAAATTGGCTCGCATGGCAACCGCCATATCGATCTTATTACCTTAGGACCGGAAGAAATAGAAAAAGAAATACTAACGGCTCAGCAAGTTCTTGAGGAAGTAACCGGTCAAAAGATTCGACTTATTAGAACCCCAAATGGTGCCTACAATAACAAGGTTATTTTTACAGCAGATAAACTAGGCTACCGGGTTATTCAATGGAGTGTGGATTCTCTTGATTGGAAGCGTCCAGGTCCCGAGGCAGTTGTTAATAACGTGCTTAACGGCCTGCGTCCTGGAAATGGAGCAAAACCCGGCGACATCATTTTGTTCCACGCCTCAGACTCAGCCCCTGACACCATTAAAGCATTGCCGACCATTATACAACAGCTAAAAAGGAAAGGGAACAACTTAATACCTGTGGGAAAACTATTGGAAGAAGCAAGCAGCACCTGGCCGCCGGAAAGCAACTTAAAAGAAGAGCGTCTTACAGGCAAATAACTACCAGTGCTCACCGTATTCAGAGACAACAGCACGAAGGTTTGGATCTGCCTGTTCCCGTTCGCTAATCTGATTGACAGCATTTTGAGCATCGGATCTTAAGTCACCCTCTAAACCATT
This Desulfosporosinus orientis DSM 765 DNA region includes the following protein-coding sequences:
- a CDS encoding polysaccharide deacetylase family protein, encoding MRIIIFRRPSWRNLALWGILLFVIIAYRENVASVFSGKLKPIYSVNVNTKDIGITFDISWGEETAEPILDILKKEGIRATFFLSSPWAEKHQELVRRMVADGHEIGSHGNRHIDLITLGPEEIEKEILTAQQVLEEVTGQKIRLIRTPNGAYNNKVIFTADKLGYRVIQWSVDSLDWKRPGPEAVVNNVLNGLRPGNGAKPGDIILFHASDSAPDTIKALPTIIQQLKRKGNNLIPVGKLLEEASSTWPPESNLKEERLTGK